One window of Candidatus Methylocalor cossyra genomic DNA carries:
- a CDS encoding DUF502 domain-containing protein — protein MKASAQKFFGYFLIGVLGLLPIVIIVQIVMYIEILLRDFVLNIFGRYENFLIPVALFAVTIAFVTYIGYLLKQDKAYVLYFLENLINRIPLLGTIYRVSNKILSLFRGDEQSRLRDVVYVEYPKDGLWVPAYVTNRVGDQVVLYVPTSPNPTSGFTIIVHASKIVQSAMSIEEASSFVISLGVDMPRPDEAAKLGQPRQGAA, from the coding sequence ATGAAAGCATCGGCGCAAAAGTTTTTCGGTTATTTTTTGATTGGCGTATTGGGTTTGCTTCCCATCGTCATTATCGTGCAAATCGTCATGTATATCGAAATCCTGCTGCGGGATTTCGTGTTGAATATCTTTGGCCGGTACGAGAACTTTTTAATACCGGTCGCCTTGTTCGCCGTGACCATCGCCTTCGTCACCTATATCGGCTATCTCTTGAAGCAGGACAAGGCCTATGTGTTGTATTTTCTGGAAAACCTGATCAACCGCATCCCCCTTTTGGGCACGATCTATCGGGTTTCCAACAAAATCCTCAGCCTGTTCCGGGGCGATGAGCAAAGCCGGTTGCGGGACGTGGTGTATGTGGAGTATCCAAAAGATGGCCTTTGGGTTCCCGCCTATGTGACCAATCGCGTGGGCGACCAGGTGGTGCTGTATGTGCCGACCTCGCCCAACCCCACCTCCGGGTTCACCATCATTGTGCACGCATCCAAGATCGTCCAGTCCGCCATGAGCATCGAAGAGGCCTCGAGCTTCGTCATCAGCCTCGGGGTCGACATGCCGAGGCCCGACGAAGCGGCGAAACTCGGCCAGCCCCGCCAGGGTGCCGCCTGA